One region of Vitis vinifera cultivar Pinot Noir 40024 chromosome 1, ASM3070453v1 genomic DNA includes:
- the LOC100259458 gene encoding large ribosomal subunit protein eL42 isoform X2, protein MVNVPKTKKTYCKSKECRKHTLHKVTQYKKGKDSLAAQGKRRYDRKQSGYGGQTKPVFHKKAKTTKKIVLRLQCQGCKHVSQHPIKRCKHFEIGGDKKGKGTSLF, encoded by the exons GTGAATGTTCCAAAGACAAAGAAGACATATTGTAAGAGCAAGGAGTGCAGGAAGCACACATTGCACAAGGTGACACAGTACAAGAAGGGTAAAGATAGCTTAGCTGCCCAAGGAAAGCGCAGGTACGACCGCAAACAATCAGGTTATGGAGGACAGACAAAACCCGTCTTCCACAAGAAG GCCAAGACAACCAAGAAGATTGTGCTGAGGCTTCAATGCCAGGGTTGCAAACATGTATCGCAACACCCAATCAAG AGGTGCAAGCATTTTGAGATTGGAGGGGATAAGAAGGGAAAGGGCACTTCTCTATTTTAG
- the LOC100259458 gene encoding uncharacterized protein LOC100259458 isoform X1, whose product MVNVPKTKKTYCKSKECRKHTLHKVTQYKKGKDSLAAQGKRRYDRKQSGYGGQTKPVFHKKAKTTKKIVLRLQCQGCKHVSQHPIKVSVLTIDYFFLLLVCFGIWHSFFIIAIGFCRGASILRLEGIRRERALLYFRWIIHGLFCYTIFLLDPSFYVCSTFLYFDYCVPFPNF is encoded by the exons GTGAATGTTCCAAAGACAAAGAAGACATATTGTAAGAGCAAGGAGTGCAGGAAGCACACATTGCACAAGGTGACACAGTACAAGAAGGGTAAAGATAGCTTAGCTGCCCAAGGAAAGCGCAGGTACGACCGCAAACAATCAGGTTATGGAGGACAGACAAAACCCGTCTTCCACAAGAAG GCCAAGACAACCAAGAAGATTGTGCTGAGGCTTCAATGCCAGGGTTGCAAACATGTATCGCAACACCCAATCAAGGTCAGTGTCTTGACCATAGAttactttttccttcttttggttTGCTTTGGCATTTGgcatagtttttttattattgccaTTGGGTTTTGCAGAGGTGCAAGCATTTTGAGATTGGAGGGGATAAGAAGGGAAAGGGCACTTCTCTATTTTAGATGGATTATTCATGGTCTTTTTTGCTATACTATCTTCCTTTTAGACCCTTCCTTTTATGTTTGTTCTACTTTTTTGTACTTTGATTATTGTGTTCCATTCCCAAATTTCTGA